A single Oryza brachyantha chromosome 8, ObraRS2, whole genome shotgun sequence DNA region contains:
- the LOC102714396 gene encoding homeobox-leucine zipper protein ROC1 isoform X2: MTPARRMPPVIGRNGVAYGSPSAQLPLTQTDLLDSHHLQQALQQQYFDQIPVTTTTAPADSGDNMLHGRADAGGLVDEFESKSCSENVDGAGDGLSGDDQDPNQRPRKKRYHRHTQHQIQEMEAFFKECPHPDDKQRKELSRELGLEPLQVKFWFQNKRTQMKNQHERHENAQLRAENDKLRAENMRYKEALSSASCPNCGGPAALGEMSFDEHHLRVENARLRDEIDRISGIAAKHVGRPVVSFPVLSSPLAVAAARSPLDLAGAYGVAGHHQPTGLDMFGGGAGDLLRSVSAPIHPHPLDVDKPMIVELAVAAMDELTQMAQLDEPLWSSETLLNEEEYARMFPRGLGPKQYGLKSEASRHGAVVIMTHSNLVEILMDVNQFATVFSSIVSRASTHEVLSTGVAGNYNGALQVMSMEFQVPSPLVPTRESYFVRYCKHNSDGTWAVVDVSLDSLRPSPVLKCRRRPSGCLIQEMPNGYSKVTWVEHVEVDDSSVHNIYKPLVNSGLAFGAKRWVGTLDRQCERLASALASNIPNGDLGVITSVEGRKSMLKLAERMVASFCGGVTASVAHQWTTLSGSGAEDVRVMTRKSVDDPGRPPGIVLNAATSFWLPVPPAAVFDFLRDETSRSEWDILSNGGAVQEMAHIANGRDHGNSVSLLRVNSANSNQSNMLILQESCTDASGSYVVYAPVDIVAMNVVLNGGDPDYVALLPSGFAILPDGPPSGNGQAVGENGGSGGGALLTVAFQILVDSVPTAKLSLGSVATVNSLIACTVERIKSAVCRDSDPQ, from the exons atgacgccggcgaggcgcaTGCCGCCGGTGATCGGCCGGAACGGCGTGGCGTACGGATCGCCGTCGGCGCAGCTGCCTCTGACTCAG ACTGATTTGCTGGACAGCCATCATCTTCAGCAAGCACTCCAGCAGCAATACTTTGATCAGATCCCGGTGACGacaacgacggcgccggccgacAGCGGCGACAACATGTTGCACGGCCGTGCTGACGCCGGCGGGCTGGTGGACGAGTTCGAAAGCAAGTCGTGCAGCGAGAacgtcgacggcgccggcgatggcctCTCCGGCGACGATCAGGACCCCAACCAGCGGCCGCGCAAGAAGCGTTACCACCGCCATACACAGCACCAGATCCAAGAGATGGAAGC TTTCTTCAAGGAGTGCCCGCATCCTGACGACAAGCAGCGGAAGGAGCTGAGTAGGGAGCTTGGTCTTGAACCGCTGCAGGTTAAATTCTGGTTTCAGAACAAGCGCACACAGATGAAG AACCAGCACGAGAGGCACGAGAACGCGCAGCTGCGGGCGGAGAACGACAAGCTGCGCGCCGAGAACATGCGATACAAGGAGGCCCTGAGCAGCGCCTCCTGCCCCAACTGCGGCGGCCCCGCCGCCCTCGGCGAGATGTCCTTCGACGAGCACCACCTCCGCGTCGAGAACGCCCGCCTCCGCGACGAGATCGACCGCATCTCCGGCATCGCCGCCAAGCACGTCGGCAGGCCCGTCGTCTCCTTCCCGGTCCTCTCCAgcccgctcgccgtcgccgccgcccgctcgccgctggacctcgccggcgcctacggcgtcgccggccaccaccAGCCCACCGGCCTCGACatgttcggcggcggcgccggcgacctgcTGAGGAGCGTGTCCGCCCCCATCCACCCGCACCCGCTCGACGTCGACAAGCCCATGATCGtcgagctcgccgtcgccgccatggacGAGCTCACCCAGATGGCTCAGCTCGACGAGCCACTCTGGTCGTCGGAGACGCTGCTCAACGAGGAGGAGTACGCCCGCATGTTCCCGCGCGGCCTCGGGCCCAAGCAGTACGGCCTCAAGTCGGAGGCTTCCCGCCATGGCGCCGTCGTCATCATGACCCACAGCAACCTCGTCGAGATCCTCATGGACGTG AATCAATTCGCGACGGTGTTCTCGAGCATCGTGTCGAGAGCGTCCACGCACGAGGTGCTGTCTACCGGCGTGGCAGGCAACTACAACGGCGCACTGCAAGTG ATGTCAATGGAGTTCCaagtgccgtcgccgctggtgccGACGCGGGAGAGCTATTTCGTCAGGTACTGCAAGCACAACTCCGACGGGACATGGGCCGTCGTCGATGTCTCCCTCGACAGCCTCCGCCCTAGCCCTGTCCTGAAATGCCGGCGCAGGCCGTCCGGCTGCCTGATCCAAGAAATGCCCAATGGCTACTCCAAG GTGACGTGGGTTGAGCATGTGGAGGTGGACGACAGCTCGGTGCACAACATCTACAAGCCATTGGTGAACTCCGGCCTCGCGTTCGGCGCGAAACGGTGGGTCGGCACGCTGGACCGGCAATGCGAGCGTCTCGCCAGCGCCCTGGCCAGCAACATCCCCAACGGCGACCTTGGAG TGATCACCAGcgtggaggggaggaagagcaTGCTGAAGCTGGCGGAGAGGATGGTGGCGAGCTTCTGCGGCGGCGTGACGGCGTCGGTGGCGCACCAGTGGACGACGCTGtccggcagcggcgccgaGGACGTGCGCGTCATGACGAGGAAGAGCGTCGACGACCCCGGGAGGCCGCCGGGCATCGTGCTCAacgccgccacctccttcTGGCTCCCCgtcccgcccgccgccgtcttcgACTTCCTCCGCGACGAGACCTCCCGCAGCGAG TGGGACATCCTGTCcaacggcggcgccgtccagGAAATGGCTCACATCGCCAACGGCCGCGACCATGGCAACTCCGTCTCGCTCCTTCGTGTCAAC AGCGCGAACTCGAACCAGAGCAACATGCTGATCCTGCAAGAGAGCTGCACGGACGCGTCGGGGTCCTACGTGGTGTACGCGCCGGTGGACATCGTGGCAATGAACGTGGTGCTcaacggcggcgacccggACTACGTGGCGCTGCTGCCGTCGGGGTTCGCCATCCTCCCCGACGGGCCGCCCTCAGGGAACGGGCAGGCCGTCGGGGAGAAtggcggctccggcggcggcgccctcctGACGGTGGCGTTCCAGATCCTCGTCGACTCCGTGCCGACGGCGAAGCTCTCTCTGGGCTCCGTCGCGACGGTGAACAGCCTCATCGCCTGCACGGTGGAGCGCATCAAGTCCGCCGTCTGCAGGGACAGCGACCCTCAGTAG
- the LOC102714396 gene encoding homeobox-leucine zipper protein ROC1 isoform X1 translates to MTPARRMPPVIGRNGVAYGSPSAQLPLTQTDLLDSHHLQQALQQQYFDQIPVTTTTAPADSGDNMLHGRADAGGLVDEFESKSCSENVDGAGDGLSGDDQDPNQRPRKKRYHRHTQHQIQEMEAFFKECPHPDDKQRKELSRELGLEPLQVKFWFQNKRTQMKNQHERHENAQLRAENDKLRAENMRYKEALSSASCPNCGGPAALGEMSFDEHHLRVENARLRDEIDRISGIAAKHVGRPVVSFPVLSSPLAVAAARSPLDLAGAYGVAGHHQPTGLDMFGGGAGDLLRSVSAPIHPHPLDVDKPMIVELAVAAMDELTQMAQLDEPLWSSETLLNEEEYARMFPRGLGPKQYGLKSEASRHGAVVIMTHSNLVEILMDVNQFATVFSSIVSRASTHEVLSTGVAGNYNGALQVMSMEFQVPSPLVPTRESYFVRYCKHNSDGTWAVVDVSLDSLRPSPVLKCRRRPSGCLIQEMPNGYSKVTWVEHVEVDDSSVHNIYKPLVNSGLAFGAKRWVGTLDRQCERLASALASNIPNGDLGVITSVEGRKSMLKLAERMVASFCGGVTASVAHQWTTLSGSGAEDVRVMTRKSVDDPGRPPGIVLNAATSFWLPVPPAAVFDFLRDETSRSEVRLLYYTLCLRKIHAIYLLTNCMSIPDDDCGMLQWDILSNGGAVQEMAHIANGRDHGNSVSLLRVNSANSNQSNMLILQESCTDASGSYVVYAPVDIVAMNVVLNGGDPDYVALLPSGFAILPDGPPSGNGQAVGENGGSGGGALLTVAFQILVDSVPTAKLSLGSVATVNSLIACTVERIKSAVCRDSDPQ, encoded by the exons atgacgccggcgaggcgcaTGCCGCCGGTGATCGGCCGGAACGGCGTGGCGTACGGATCGCCGTCGGCGCAGCTGCCTCTGACTCAG ACTGATTTGCTGGACAGCCATCATCTTCAGCAAGCACTCCAGCAGCAATACTTTGATCAGATCCCGGTGACGacaacgacggcgccggccgacAGCGGCGACAACATGTTGCACGGCCGTGCTGACGCCGGCGGGCTGGTGGACGAGTTCGAAAGCAAGTCGTGCAGCGAGAacgtcgacggcgccggcgatggcctCTCCGGCGACGATCAGGACCCCAACCAGCGGCCGCGCAAGAAGCGTTACCACCGCCATACACAGCACCAGATCCAAGAGATGGAAGC TTTCTTCAAGGAGTGCCCGCATCCTGACGACAAGCAGCGGAAGGAGCTGAGTAGGGAGCTTGGTCTTGAACCGCTGCAGGTTAAATTCTGGTTTCAGAACAAGCGCACACAGATGAAG AACCAGCACGAGAGGCACGAGAACGCGCAGCTGCGGGCGGAGAACGACAAGCTGCGCGCCGAGAACATGCGATACAAGGAGGCCCTGAGCAGCGCCTCCTGCCCCAACTGCGGCGGCCCCGCCGCCCTCGGCGAGATGTCCTTCGACGAGCACCACCTCCGCGTCGAGAACGCCCGCCTCCGCGACGAGATCGACCGCATCTCCGGCATCGCCGCCAAGCACGTCGGCAGGCCCGTCGTCTCCTTCCCGGTCCTCTCCAgcccgctcgccgtcgccgccgcccgctcgccgctggacctcgccggcgcctacggcgtcgccggccaccaccAGCCCACCGGCCTCGACatgttcggcggcggcgccggcgacctgcTGAGGAGCGTGTCCGCCCCCATCCACCCGCACCCGCTCGACGTCGACAAGCCCATGATCGtcgagctcgccgtcgccgccatggacGAGCTCACCCAGATGGCTCAGCTCGACGAGCCACTCTGGTCGTCGGAGACGCTGCTCAACGAGGAGGAGTACGCCCGCATGTTCCCGCGCGGCCTCGGGCCCAAGCAGTACGGCCTCAAGTCGGAGGCTTCCCGCCATGGCGCCGTCGTCATCATGACCCACAGCAACCTCGTCGAGATCCTCATGGACGTG AATCAATTCGCGACGGTGTTCTCGAGCATCGTGTCGAGAGCGTCCACGCACGAGGTGCTGTCTACCGGCGTGGCAGGCAACTACAACGGCGCACTGCAAGTG ATGTCAATGGAGTTCCaagtgccgtcgccgctggtgccGACGCGGGAGAGCTATTTCGTCAGGTACTGCAAGCACAACTCCGACGGGACATGGGCCGTCGTCGATGTCTCCCTCGACAGCCTCCGCCCTAGCCCTGTCCTGAAATGCCGGCGCAGGCCGTCCGGCTGCCTGATCCAAGAAATGCCCAATGGCTACTCCAAG GTGACGTGGGTTGAGCATGTGGAGGTGGACGACAGCTCGGTGCACAACATCTACAAGCCATTGGTGAACTCCGGCCTCGCGTTCGGCGCGAAACGGTGGGTCGGCACGCTGGACCGGCAATGCGAGCGTCTCGCCAGCGCCCTGGCCAGCAACATCCCCAACGGCGACCTTGGAG TGATCACCAGcgtggaggggaggaagagcaTGCTGAAGCTGGCGGAGAGGATGGTGGCGAGCTTCTGCGGCGGCGTGACGGCGTCGGTGGCGCACCAGTGGACGACGCTGtccggcagcggcgccgaGGACGTGCGCGTCATGACGAGGAAGAGCGTCGACGACCCCGGGAGGCCGCCGGGCATCGTGCTCAacgccgccacctccttcTGGCTCCCCgtcccgcccgccgccgtcttcgACTTCCTCCGCGACGAGACCTCCCGCAGCGAGGTGCGCTTGCTATACTATACCCTTTGCCTCCGGAAAATCCATGCCATTTATTTGCTGACCAATTGCATGAGTATTCCTGACGACGACTGTGGAATGTTGCAGTGGGACATCCTGTCcaacggcggcgccgtccagGAAATGGCTCACATCGCCAACGGCCGCGACCATGGCAACTCCGTCTCGCTCCTTCGTGTCAAC AGCGCGAACTCGAACCAGAGCAACATGCTGATCCTGCAAGAGAGCTGCACGGACGCGTCGGGGTCCTACGTGGTGTACGCGCCGGTGGACATCGTGGCAATGAACGTGGTGCTcaacggcggcgacccggACTACGTGGCGCTGCTGCCGTCGGGGTTCGCCATCCTCCCCGACGGGCCGCCCTCAGGGAACGGGCAGGCCGTCGGGGAGAAtggcggctccggcggcggcgccctcctGACGGTGGCGTTCCAGATCCTCGTCGACTCCGTGCCGACGGCGAAGCTCTCTCTGGGCTCCGTCGCGACGGTGAACAGCCTCATCGCCTGCACGGTGGAGCGCATCAAGTCCGCCGTCTGCAGGGACAGCGACCCTCAGTAG